A stretch of the Pan troglodytes isolate AG18354 chromosome 20, NHGRI_mPanTro3-v2.0_pri, whole genome shotgun sequence genome encodes the following:
- the ELOF1 gene encoding transcription elongation factor 1 homolog isoform X3 — protein sequence MVQSRLTAVSTSWVQAHPPADMGRRKSKRKPPPKKKMTGTLETQFTCPFCNHEKSCDVKMDRARNTGVISCTVCLEEFQTPITYLSEPVDVYSDWIDACEAANQ from the exons atggtgcaatctcggctcactgcagtctccacctcttgggttcag GCTCATCCACCTGCAGACATGGGGCGCAGAAAGTCAAAACGAAAGCCGCCTCCCAAGAAGAAGATGACAGGCACCCTCGAGACCCAGTTCACCTGCCCCTTCTGCAACCACGAGAAATCTTGTGATGTGAAAAT GGACCGTGCCCGTAACACTGGAGTCATCTCTTGTACCGTGTGCCTAGAGGAATTCCAGACGCCCATAACGT ATCTGTCAGAACCCGTGGATGTGTACAGTGATTGGATAGACGCCTGCGAGGCGGCCAATCAGTAG
- the ELOF1 gene encoding transcription elongation factor 1 homolog isoform X1: protein MGRRKSKRKPPPKKKMTGTLETQFTCPFCNHEKSCDVKMDRARNTGVISCTVCLEEFQTPITYLSEPVDVYSDWIDACEAANQ from the exons ATGGGGCGCAGAAAGTCAAAACGAAAGCCGCCTCCCAAGAAGAAGATGACAGGCACCCTCGAGACCCAGTTCACCTGCCCCTTCTGCAACCACGAGAAATCTTGTGATGTGAAAAT GGACCGTGCCCGTAACACTGGAGTCATCTCTTGTACCGTGTGCCTAGAGGAATTCCAGACGCCCATAACGT ATCTGTCAGAACCCGTGGATGTGTACAGTGATTGGATAGACGCCTGCGAGGCGGCCAATCAGTAG
- the CNN1 gene encoding calponin-1 isoform X2, translating to MDGLKDGIILCEFINKLQPGSVKKINESTQNWHQLENIGNFIKAITKYGVKPHDIFEANDLFENTNHTQVQSTLLALASMAKTKGNKVNVGVKYAEKQERKFEPGKLREGRNIIGLQMGTNKFASQQGMTAYGTRRHLYDPKLGTDQPLDQATISLQMGTNKGASQAGMTAPGTKRQIFEPGLGMEHCDTLNVSLQMGSNKGASQRGMTVYGLPRQVYDPKYCLTPEYPELGEPAHNHHAHNYYNSA from the exons ATGGACGGCCTCAAAGATGGCATCATTCTTTGCGA ATTCATCAATAAGCTGCAGCCAGGCTCCGTGAAGAAGATCAATGAGTCAACCCAAAATTGGCACCAG CTGGAGAACATCGGCAACTTCATCAAGGCCATCACCAAGTATGGGGTGAAGCCCCATGACATTTTTGAGGCCAACGACCTGTTTGAGAACACCAACCATACACAGGTGCAGTCCACCCTCCTGGCTTTGGCCAGCATG GCGAAGACGAAAGGAAACAAGGTGAACGTGGGAGTGAAGTACGCAGAGAAGCAGGAGCGGAAATTCGAGCCGGGGAAGCTAAGAGAAGGGCGGAACATCATTGGGCTGCAG ATGGGCACCAACAAGTTTGCCAGCCAGCAGGGCATGACGGCCTATGGCACCCGGCGCCACCTCTACGACCCCAAGCTGGGCACAGACCAGCCTCTGGACCAGGCGACCATCAGCCTGCAGATGGGCACCAACAAAGGAGCCAGCCAG GCTGGCATGACTGCGCCAGGGACCAAGCGGCAGATCTTCGAGCCGGGGCTGGGCATGGAGCACTGCGACACGCTCAATGTCAGCCTGCAGATGGGCAGCAACAAGGGCGCCTCGCAGCGGGGCATGACGGTGTATGGGCTGCCACGCCAGGTCTACGACCCCAAGTACTGTCTGACTCCCGAGTACCCAGAGCTGGGTGAGCCCGCCCACAACCACCACGCACACAACTACTACAATTCCGCCTAG
- the CNN1 gene encoding calponin-1, which yields MTSTPLQASTQGHLLRPPSSLPELAQKYDHQREQELREWIEGVTGRRIGNNFMDGLKDGIILCEFINKLQPGSVKKINESTQNWHQLENIGNFIKAITKYGVKPHDIFEANDLFENTNHTQVQSTLLALASMAKTKGNKVNVGVKYAEKQERKFEPGKLREGRNIIGLQMGTNKFASQQGMTAYGTRRHLYDPKLGTDQPLDQATISLQMGTNKGASQAGMTAPGTKRQIFEPGLGMEHCDTLNVSLQMGSNKGASQRGMTVYGLPRQVYDPKYCLTPEYPELGEPAHNHHAHNYYNSA from the exons ATGACCAGCACTCCTCTGCAAGCCAGCACCCAGGGGCACCTCCTTAgacctccttcttcccttcctgag CTGGCCCAGAAGTACGACCACCAGCGGGAGCAGGAGCTGAGAGAGTGGATCGAGGGGGTGACAGGCCGTCGCATCGGCAACAACTTCATGGACGGCCTCAAAGATGGCATCATTCTTTGCGA ATTCATCAATAAGCTGCAGCCAGGCTCCGTGAAGAAGATCAATGAGTCAACCCAAAATTGGCACCAG CTGGAGAACATCGGCAACTTCATCAAGGCCATCACCAAGTATGGGGTGAAGCCCCATGACATTTTTGAGGCCAACGACCTGTTTGAGAACACCAACCATACACAGGTGCAGTCCACCCTCCTGGCTTTGGCCAGCATG GCGAAGACGAAAGGAAACAAGGTGAACGTGGGAGTGAAGTACGCAGAGAAGCAGGAGCGGAAATTCGAGCCGGGGAAGCTAAGAGAAGGGCGGAACATCATTGGGCTGCAG ATGGGCACCAACAAGTTTGCCAGCCAGCAGGGCATGACGGCCTATGGCACCCGGCGCCACCTCTACGACCCCAAGCTGGGCACAGACCAGCCTCTGGACCAGGCGACCATCAGCCTGCAGATGGGCACCAACAAAGGAGCCAGCCAG GCTGGCATGACTGCGCCAGGGACCAAGCGGCAGATCTTCGAGCCGGGGCTGGGCATGGAGCACTGCGACACGCTCAATGTCAGCCTGCAGATGGGCAGCAACAAGGGCGCCTCGCAGCGGGGCATGACGGTGTATGGGCTGCCACGCCAGGTCTACGACCCCAAGTACTGTCTGACTCCCGAGTACCCAGAGCTGGGTGAGCCCGCCCACAACCACCACGCACACAACTACTACAATTCCGCCTAG
- the CNN1 gene encoding calponin-1 isoform X1 yields the protein MERPWKRPGPPPELQKHVRREECADGTSAAALVLSVSAATFPRQSPPASMSSAHFNRGPAYGLSAEVKNKLAQKYDHQREQELREWIEGVTGRRIGNNFMDGLKDGIILCEFINKLQPGSVKKINESTQNWHQLENIGNFIKAITKYGVKPHDIFEANDLFENTNHTQVQSTLLALASMAKTKGNKVNVGVKYAEKQERKFEPGKLREGRNIIGLQMGTNKFASQQGMTAYGTRRHLYDPKLGTDQPLDQATISLQMGTNKGASQAGMTAPGTKRQIFEPGLGMEHCDTLNVSLQMGSNKGASQRGMTVYGLPRQVYDPKYCLTPEYPELGEPAHNHHAHNYYNSA from the exons ATGGAACGGCCCTGGAAGAGACCCGGGCCGCCTCCGGAGCTTCAAAAACATGTGAGGAGGGAAGAGTGTGCAGACGGAACTTCAGCTGCTGCCTTGGTTCTCAGCGTCAGTGCCGCCACTTTCCCCCGCCAGAGCCCACCGGCCAGCATGTCCTCTGCTCACTTCAACCGAGGCCCTGCCTACGGGCTGTCAGCTGAGGTTAAGAACAAG CTGGCCCAGAAGTACGACCACCAGCGGGAGCAGGAGCTGAGAGAGTGGATCGAGGGGGTGACAGGCCGTCGCATCGGCAACAACTTCATGGACGGCCTCAAAGATGGCATCATTCTTTGCGA ATTCATCAATAAGCTGCAGCCAGGCTCCGTGAAGAAGATCAATGAGTCAACCCAAAATTGGCACCAG CTGGAGAACATCGGCAACTTCATCAAGGCCATCACCAAGTATGGGGTGAAGCCCCATGACATTTTTGAGGCCAACGACCTGTTTGAGAACACCAACCATACACAGGTGCAGTCCACCCTCCTGGCTTTGGCCAGCATG GCGAAGACGAAAGGAAACAAGGTGAACGTGGGAGTGAAGTACGCAGAGAAGCAGGAGCGGAAATTCGAGCCGGGGAAGCTAAGAGAAGGGCGGAACATCATTGGGCTGCAG ATGGGCACCAACAAGTTTGCCAGCCAGCAGGGCATGACGGCCTATGGCACCCGGCGCCACCTCTACGACCCCAAGCTGGGCACAGACCAGCCTCTGGACCAGGCGACCATCAGCCTGCAGATGGGCACCAACAAAGGAGCCAGCCAG GCTGGCATGACTGCGCCAGGGACCAAGCGGCAGATCTTCGAGCCGGGGCTGGGCATGGAGCACTGCGACACGCTCAATGTCAGCCTGCAGATGGGCAGCAACAAGGGCGCCTCGCAGCGGGGCATGACGGTGTATGGGCTGCCACGCCAGGTCTACGACCCCAAGTACTGTCTGACTCCCGAGTACCCAGAGCTGGGTGAGCCCGCCCACAACCACCACGCACACAACTACTACAATTCCGCCTAG
- the ELOF1 gene encoding transcription elongation factor 1 homolog isoform X2: MVQVPDPLSGLLSRALSWGAAWFPQTTDICHSPQAHPPADMGRRKSKRKPPPKKKMTGTLETQFTCPFCNHEKSCDVKMDRARNTGVISCTVCLEEFQTPITYLSEPVDVYSDWIDACEAANQ, encoded by the exons ATGGTGCAAGTCCCAGACCCTCTTTCCGGCCTGCTTTCTAGAGCATTGAGCTGGGGCGCTGCGTGGTTTCCTCAAACCACTGACATCTGCCACTCCCCACAGGCTCATCCACCTGCAGACATGGGGCGCAGAAAGTCAAAACGAAAGCCGCCTCCCAAGAAGAAGATGACAGGCACCCTCGAGACCCAGTTCACCTGCCCCTTCTGCAACCACGAGAAATCTTGTGATGTGAAAAT GGACCGTGCCCGTAACACTGGAGTCATCTCTTGTACCGTGTGCCTAGAGGAATTCCAGACGCCCATAACGT ATCTGTCAGAACCCGTGGATGTGTACAGTGATTGGATAGACGCCTGCGAGGCGGCCAATCAGTAG